One genomic window of Nicotiana sylvestris chromosome 10, ASM39365v2, whole genome shotgun sequence includes the following:
- the LOC104231814 gene encoding uncharacterized protein: MWKSISNAITSFGQKKDSAAPSRTCHEYSDDDDDVCSNDSTEEGLECPICWESFNIVENVPYVLWCGHSLCKNCLLGLKPASVKISTQQVQIPLFISCPWCNLLTLRLFYQGNLKFPSKNFFLLWMVESRNGDRVTSPSAIYRDQTSVTGIQTSVTNCRRTHRLGSSASSATGPRTSNTSGITTMQRSQFSLQKSLDFFFRVTSKFPLVIVLLLVVIFVIPSSVGILLLYLLITILFGLPSLLVLYFAYPALDWLVREITA; this comes from the coding sequence ATGTGGAAATCCATTTCAAATGCCATTACAAGCTTCGGTCAGAAGAAGGATTCTGCTGCGCCCAGTAGAACTTGTCATGAATActcagatgatgatgatgatgtctgTTCAAATGACAGCACTGAGGAAGGACTAGAATGCCCAATATGTTGGGAATCTTTTAACATTGTCGAGAATGTTCCCTATGTATTATGGTGTGGCCACTCTCTTTGCAAGAATTGTCTGTTGGGACTTAAACCGGCTTCTGTGAAGATATCCACTCAACAAGTCCAGATTCCGTTGTTCATTTCCTGCCCATGGTGTAATTTGTTGACACTTCGATTGTTTTACCAGGGAAATCTCAAGTTTCCAAGCAAGAACTTCTTCCTCCTTTGGATGGTGGAGAGCAGAAATGGTGACAGGGTGACGTCGCCATCTGCCATTTACAGGGATCAAACTTCAGTTACGGGGATCCAGACTTCTGTCACGAACTGCAGGCGGACTCATCGTCTAGGCTCTTCCGCGTCTAGCGCTACTGGTCCTAGAACTAGCAATACAAGTGGTATCACCACAATGCAAAGGTCCCAGTTTTCTCTTCAGAAGTCCCTTGATTTCTTTTTCCGGGTGACATCCAAGTTTCCATTGGTTATTGTGCTTCTTCTGGTTGTTATATTCGTTATACCTTCCAGTGTGGGCATCCTACTTCTATACCTGCTGATCACAATTCTCTTTGGACTTCCATCTTTGCTAGTATTATACTTCGCTTATCCTGCTCTGGATTGGTTGGTGAGAGAGATTACTGCTTGA
- the LOC104231813 gene encoding remorin-like isoform X2 — protein MDMLKQMRVRFSGIGEEEKGGSSSRDRTIPPQKTQPFKETKRAPSWLHRQFIRTMSRDYDSSDSVDYPAAVAAAAFAVKSIEDKGEKDHRRTNSGGADKPFTKIKTKSDDTIPKKPEKFPDEVSKPRPKLPDKSVPIRTATTNPEPVNTVPSIKKKPTFGDTKPESEVTEKAKRVPSIKKTPTFGDSKHESEVSEKAKRVPSMKKTSTFPDQSIDIKPPKAPEVPVSDAAVRPTRLSSSQTGMAKGTNTMKPVSGNSKADIWEKEEMEKIIERYKKLITEIVEWETKKKKKAKRNLERIEAELDRRRAKAMRHFNNEVGRIESIAGGAKEQADQNRENEELKVKEKANKIRSTGKMPATCLCF, from the exons ATGGATATGCTTAAGCAAATGAG GGTGAGATTCTCCGGTATAGGAGAAGAAGAGAAAGGAGGCAGCAGCTCAAGAGATAGAACAATACCGCCACAGAAAACTCAACCTTTTAAAG AGACAAAAAGAGCACCTAGCTGGTTGCACAGACAGTTTATAAGAACAATGAGTCGCGATTATGATTCTAGCGATAGTGTTGACTATCCAGCTGCAGTGGCTGCAGCTGCATTTGCTGTAAAATCAATCGAAGACAAGGGCGAAAAAGACCACAGAAGGACAAATAGTGGAGGAGCTGATAAACCTTTTACCAAGATCAAAACTAAATCAGATGATACTATCCCTAAGAAACCTGAAAAGTTCCCAG ATGAAGTTTCAAAgccaagaccaaaacttcctgatAAAAGTGTACCAATAAGGACAGCAACAACCAATCCAGAGCCAGTTAACACTGTGCCATCTATTAAGAAGAAACCAACTTTTGGAGATACCAAACCTGAAAGTGAAGTTACTGAAAAGGCCAAAAGAGTTCCATCTATTAAAAAGACACCAACTTTTGGAGATAGCAAACATGAAAGTGAAGTATCTGAAAAGGCCAAAAGAGTTCCATCAATGAAGAAAACTTCAACATTTCCAGACCAAAGCATTGATATCAAACCTCCCAAAGCTCCTGAGGTTCCTGTTTCCGACGCTGCTGTTCGGCCAACTAGACTATCTTCATCTCAAACAGGCATGGCTAAAGGGACAAATACAATGAAGCCTGTAAGTGGAAATTCTAAGGCAGATATTTGGGAGAAAGAAGAGATGGAGAAGATCATAGAAAG GTACAAGAAGCTCATAACAGAAATTGTGGAATGGGAgactaagaagaagaaaaaggcaAAGAGAAATTTGGAGAGAATTGAG GCCGAATTAGACAGGCGTAGGGCGAAAGCCATGCGACATTTCAACAATGAAGTTGGAAGGATTGAGAGCATTGCAGGAGGAGCCAAAGAACAAGCAGATCAAAATCGCGAAAACGAAGAGCTTAAGGTTAAAGAGAAGGCAAATAAGATCAGATCAACTGGGAAAATGCCAGCAACATGTTTATGCTTTTAA
- the LOC104231813 gene encoding eukaryotic translation initiation factor 5B-like isoform X1: MDMLKQMRVRFSGIGEEEKGGSSSRDRTIPPQKTQPFKETKRAPSWLHRQFIRTMSRDYDSSDSVDYPAAVAAAAFAVKSIEDKGEKDHRRTNSGGADKPFTKIKTKSDDTIPKKPEKFPDEVSKPRPKLPDKSVPIRTATTNPEPVNTVPSIKKKPTFGDTKPESEVTEKAKRVPSIKKTPTFGDSKHESEVSEKAKRVPSMKKTSTFPDQSIDIKPPKAPEVPVSDAAVRPTRLSSSQTGMAKGTNTMKPVSGNSKADIWEKEEMEKIIERYKKLITEIVEWETKKKKKAKRNLERIEAEILSNKNKMKLQAELDRRRAKAMRHFNNEVGRIESIAGGAKEQADQNRENEELKVKEKANKIRSTGKMPATCLCF; this comes from the exons ATGGATATGCTTAAGCAAATGAG GGTGAGATTCTCCGGTATAGGAGAAGAAGAGAAAGGAGGCAGCAGCTCAAGAGATAGAACAATACCGCCACAGAAAACTCAACCTTTTAAAG AGACAAAAAGAGCACCTAGCTGGTTGCACAGACAGTTTATAAGAACAATGAGTCGCGATTATGATTCTAGCGATAGTGTTGACTATCCAGCTGCAGTGGCTGCAGCTGCATTTGCTGTAAAATCAATCGAAGACAAGGGCGAAAAAGACCACAGAAGGACAAATAGTGGAGGAGCTGATAAACCTTTTACCAAGATCAAAACTAAATCAGATGATACTATCCCTAAGAAACCTGAAAAGTTCCCAG ATGAAGTTTCAAAgccaagaccaaaacttcctgatAAAAGTGTACCAATAAGGACAGCAACAACCAATCCAGAGCCAGTTAACACTGTGCCATCTATTAAGAAGAAACCAACTTTTGGAGATACCAAACCTGAAAGTGAAGTTACTGAAAAGGCCAAAAGAGTTCCATCTATTAAAAAGACACCAACTTTTGGAGATAGCAAACATGAAAGTGAAGTATCTGAAAAGGCCAAAAGAGTTCCATCAATGAAGAAAACTTCAACATTTCCAGACCAAAGCATTGATATCAAACCTCCCAAAGCTCCTGAGGTTCCTGTTTCCGACGCTGCTGTTCGGCCAACTAGACTATCTTCATCTCAAACAGGCATGGCTAAAGGGACAAATACAATGAAGCCTGTAAGTGGAAATTCTAAGGCAGATATTTGGGAGAAAGAAGAGATGGAGAAGATCATAGAAAG GTACAAGAAGCTCATAACAGAAATTGTGGAATGGGAgactaagaagaagaaaaaggcaAAGAGAAATTTGGAGAGAATTGAG GCTGAAATATTgtcaaataaaaacaaaatgaaattacAGGCCGAATTAGACAGGCGTAGGGCGAAAGCCATGCGACATTTCAACAATGAAGTTGGAAGGATTGAGAGCATTGCAGGAGGAGCCAAAGAACAAGCAGATCAAAATCGCGAAAACGAAGAGCTTAAGGTTAAAGAGAAGGCAAATAAGATCAGATCAACTGGGAAAATGCCAGCAACATGTTTATGCTTTTAA
- the LOC104231812 gene encoding heparanase-like protein 2 produces MDSRTRLFCLVLLVSSCFCLSNSDELKVIVKGVTSIAKTDDNFICATLDWWPENKCDYNQCPWGKAGILNLDLKNKILTNAVKAFNPLRIRIGGSLQDQVYYKVGKFPKQCSNFEKKSDGLFGFAEGCLHMNRWDELHDLFNKTGAALTFSLNALLGRIQSDEDDTLWEGDWNQFNAKSLMKYTIRKGYKIDSYELGNELCAGGVAAKIRPQQYGKDVKKLKKLITHMYPDPATRPKILAPGGFYDEEWFKVFLQTTGPDVIDGLTHHIYNLGAGVDPTLIDKLQDPIYLSQVAQTFNDVSNTAKLFSPSSGPWVGESGGAYNSGGKTTSHTFVNGFWYLDQLGMTSTFNHKVYCRQSLIGGNYGLLNTTSFIPNPDYYGALLWHKLMGKNVLSTTHEGSPYLRTYAHCSKSSGVTVLLINMDKSTTFEVSVVDDLNMYPSRIEPIHQREEYHLTPKDGNIQSDVLLLNGTPLKLTASFDIPEMNPQLVDPTLPISVAPRSIVFATLRGFQAPACA; encoded by the exons ATGGATTCAAGAACTAGGTTGTTTTGTTTGGTTCTTTTAGTGTCGTCTTGTTTTTGTTTGTCTAATTCAGATGAATTAAAGGTGATAGTAAAAGGAGTGACATCTATAGCTAAAACAGATGATAATTTCATATGTGCAACTTTAGATTGGTGGCCAGAAAACAAGTGTGATTATAATCAATGTCCATGGGGAAAAGCTGGTATCCTTAATCTG GACTTGAAAAACAAGATTCTTACAAACGCCGTTAAAG CATTCAATCCACTAAGAATCAGAATAGGAGGTTCACTACAAGATCAGGTTTACTACAAAGTTGGAAAATTCCCAAAGCAATGCTCAAACTTTGAGAAAAAATCAGATGGCCTCTTTGGATTTGCTGAAGGATGTCTCCACATGAATAGATGGGATGAATTGCATGATTTATTTAACAAAACAGG GGCTGCATTAACATTTTCATTGAATGCCTTACTTGGAAGGATACAATCAGATGAAGATGATACTCTTTGGGAAGGAGATTGGAATCAGTTTAATGCAAAATCATTAATGAAATACACTATTAGAAAAGGATACAAGATTGACTCATATGAATTAG GTAATGAGCTTTGTGCAGGAGGGGTTGCTGCAAAAATAAGGCCTCAACAATATGGCAAAGATGTCAAGAAATTAAAGAAACTTATAACACATATGTACCCTGACCCTGCTACTAGACCAAAAATCTTGGCCCCTGGTGGATTTTATGATGAAGAATGGTTCAAAGTCTTCCTTCAAACTACCGGTCCAGACGTCATAGACGGATTGACACATCATATTTACAATCTTGGAGCAG GTGTTGATCCAACTTTGATTGACAAACTTCAGGATCCAATTTACCTTAGTCAAGTAGCTCAAACATTTAATGATGTTTCAAATACTGCTAAATTGTTTTCACCATCTTCTGGACCTTGGGTTGGTGAATCTGGTGGAGCATATAATAGTGGTGGCAAAACCACTTCACATACCTTCGTCAACGGCTTCTG GTATTTGGATCAACTCGGAATGACATCAACTTTCAACCATAAGGTATACTGCAGACAATCCTTAATTGGTGGAAACTATGGTCTTCTCAACACTACAAGTTTCATCCCAAATCCAGATTACTATGG TGCTCTTTTGTGGCATAAGCTGATGGGAAAGAATGTGCTTTCTACTACTCATGAGGGCTCTCCTTACTTGCGAACCTATGCTCATTGCTCAAAGTCAAGT GGTGTTACAGTTCTACTGATTAACATGGACAAGTCGACAACATTTGAAGTATCTGTGGTAGATGACTTGAACATGTATCCTAGTAGGATTGAGCCTATACATCAAAGGGAAGAGTACCATTTGACACCAAAAGATGGCAACATCCAAAGTGATGTTTTGTTGCTAAATGGCACTCCATTGAAGCTCACTGCCTCATTCGACATCCCAGAAATGAATCCTCAGCTCGTTGATCCAACGTTGCCTATCTCCGTTGCTCCACGTTCTATCGTCTTTGCCACCTTGAGAGGGTTCCAAGCTCCTGCTTGTGCATAG